The Bacteroidota bacterium DNA window TTGGTACAAACTTTAATATCTACATTGGTTATTCTGGTTACGGCCGAGTTCATGCCAAAGGCTATATTTCGAATCTATTCTAACGAACTTCTTTCAATATTTGCACTGCCTGTTTATTTGATTTATTTATTGTTTTTTATTGTGTCAAATTTTGTTGTATGGTTGTCTAAATCAGCTCTTACAATATTTACAGGTGAAAAAATTGAGGAAAAGGAGAGTGAGTTTCGCAGGGTAGATCTGGGTAATTATATTTCTGAACAACTTGAAACAGTTGATGAGAAAAAAGAAATGGATGTAGAGATTCAGATGTTTCAAAATGCTTTGGAGTTTAACGAAGTTAAGGCCAGAGAGTGCATGATTCCGCGCACCGAAATATTGAGTATAGAGAGTGATGACACTATATCTAGTTTAAATAAACTATTTGTAAGTTCCGGAAAGTCTAAGATAATTGTCTATAAAGAAGATATTGATGATATTGTCGGTTATGTTCATTCATTTGAAATGTTTAAGAAACCTAATGACATAAAATCTATACTTCTACCTGTTGAATTTGTACCCGAAACCCTTCCGGTAAACGAATTGCTGAATACCCTGATAAAGAAGAGGAAGTCTGTTGCTGTTGTTCTTGATGAATATGGAGGTACCAGTGGCTTGGTAACATTGGAAGATATAGTTGAAGAGCTTTTTGGAGAGATCGAAGATGAACACGACCGCATCGCTATGACTGAAAAAAAATTGAGTGAAAACGAGTATGTTTTTTCTGCACGATTAGAGATCGATCAATTAAATGATACCTATTCATTGGAAATTGAAGAAAATGATGATTATGAAACTATTGGTGGATTTGTATTGTTTCATTTGCAGAATATTCCTGAAAAAAATCAAATTATAGAAATAGATAATTTCGAAATTAAGGTTACTAAAGTTTCTAACAATAAGATTGATGAAATTAAGTTAGTAGTTCATCCGCATGAGTAGTACTTCAGAATGGGATCTGATCCACATCCCGATTTAAGCAGTATATGTCCTCTAGTTGTTTTTATTTTACCGGGTTAAAGCCCTTTCGATTCTCTAGTAGAGCTCAGGCTGTAGTTAGGACTGCCAGTTTTTAATAAAACTTGTCAAGAGAAAAATCATTTTCTAATCTTCTAATCCTCTAGCCATTTAATCAAAAGCATAGTAAATTTCTCGTTGAACTCCCTAGGATGAAATATACAGGAGAAATATTAATTACAAAAATGTTTTACAATTAGCATAATATAATACTTCTAATCTTTGATATTAGTAAATGAAAATGTATTTTCGCCTCCAATTAAATTAAAATAATAATAATGGCAACATTAAACCGTATAAGAGCAAAATCAGGTGTTTTAATTGCAATAATAGGATTTGCATTATTTGCATTTGTTTTGGGTGATTTATTTAAGTCAGGTAGCTCTATTTTAAGAGGAAATCAGTTGGTAGTAGGAGTTATTGACGGAAAAGAGATTTCGTATCAGGATTTTAACCCTGAAGTTCAACGTACTTTAGATGCTTATAAGCGTCAGGGTATTAATTCAGTTACACAGGTTTCAAATATCGTTTGGAATAACCTTGAAAGAAAAACGCTAATCGACAGTGAAGTTGAAAAATTAGGGTTGAACATAGGTGAAGATGAGTTATGGCATCTGGTAATAACGGATCCAAGTATTCAAAATGCACCTGCATTTAAAACAGAGCAAGGGATTTTTGATGAAAATAAGGTAAAAGAATATTTAGCTTATTTACGTGAAAATGCTAATTCTAATGCTCAGGCTGCTCAACTATGGATTGATTGGGGTAATTTCGAAAAGTCTTTGAAAGAGCGTGGTATTGTAAATAGCTATTACAGTCTGATTAGTTCAGGTTTATCTGCTACCGATCAGGATGGGAAAGACGACTATAAATTCCGTAATGATCAGGTAAATGCTAAATATGTTTATTTGCCATTTAGTTCTGTTAAAGATGAAGAAGTAAAGGTAGAAGATAGCGAAATTAGCGCTTATATCAACGATCATGAAGATGAGTTTAAAACTGAGGCAGGTAGAGATATTCAATATGTATTCTTTAAGGTACAGCCATCGTTGTCTGATGAGGCTGGGGTAAAAGAAGATTTGCTGAAAGTAATGCAGGATAGAATAGAGTATGTTAGAGCTACTAACTCTTACGATACTATTCCGGGATTTGCTAATACTGATCAGGATTCATTATTTGTAAATTCTAAGTCTGATGTAAACTTCGATCCAAATTACTATCAAGCGGGTAAATTGCCTGTAGATTTAGAAGATTTTGCATTTAATGCCAATGCAGGTGATGTATATGGACCATATAAAGATGGAGAAACTTTCAAAGTTTCAAAATTAATAGACACAAAAGTTATGCCTGATTCTGTTAAGGCCAGTCATATTTTGATTTCTTTCCAGGGAGCTAATAGTGCTTCTCCTGCCGTAACAAGAACTGATGCACAAGCTAAGATTTTGGCTGATAGCCTTGCTAATGCAATAAACAAAAATAAATCTGATTTTGTAGAGTTGGCGAAAGAGTATTCCGATGGTCCAACAGCTGGTAACGGCGGAGATTTGGGTTGGTTTACTTATGGAAGAATGGTTCCTGAGTTTAATAGCTTCGTATTTAACAATAAAAAAGGTAAGACAGGAGTTGTAAAAACAGTTTTTGGATACCATATTGTTAAAATTGAAGATCAAAAGAATATTGCAAAATCTGTAAAACTAGCTACAATCGTTAGAAGTGTTCTTCCATCTGATGAAAGTGATAATGAAATGTATACTAAGGCTTCAAGTTTCGCAGCTGCTAATAAATCTTTAGAGTCATTCCAGGCGGATGCTTCGGCAAAAGGTTATGAGGCAAGAAATGTAGAAGGTTTAAAAGCTATGGAATTTAATATTCCGGGCGTTGGAGATCAGCGTGATATTGTAAAATGGGCCTTTAATGAGGAAACTCAAATTGGAGATACTAAATTACAAACAGTGGAAGATGGTTATATCGTAGTGTTGCTTTATAATACATCAGAAGCTGGAATTTCTTCTGTAGATGTTGCCAGAAGTGTAGTTGAGCCAATTGTTCTTAATGAGAAGAAAGCTGAATTGCTAAAAGATAAGATTTCAGGATCATCAATAGAGGAAGTAGCAAAAAATACTGAGGAAACTGTTAGAACAGCAAGTAGTATTCACTTTGAGAACCCAGTAATACCGGGAGCAGGTCGTGAGCCTAAGGTAGTTGGTGAGCTTTTCGGAATGAAAAAAGGAGAGCTTTCTGAGCCTATAGTTGGTAACGCAGGAGTATTTGTTGTAGAGGTTGAAGAAACTAAGCAGGCAGTTGAGTTGCCAAATTACTCTACTTATAGTAATAGACTTGACGGACAGATAAAATCAAGAGTTAATTATCAGGTTTTCGATGCTTTGAAGAATTCTGTTCAAATTACAGATAATCGTTCAAGATTCTATTAATAGAATTTAAAATATAAGATATGTAAGAAGGCTGCCAATGGCAGCCTTCTTTTTTTAATTTATTCGGTATTGTATCAGGTTTTGTTATAGATGAGATCCTTTGTATATTCTTGACTCGCTTAGGTCTTTTAAAGGGCCGGAAAATGTAATTCTCTCTCCGAAATTTCCGTCAACGGTAGCTCTTGCTATTCCGCTGGAGTTAACTGTAATATTTACTGTAGCCCATCCTAATGAACCGTTCATGTCGAATTTTACCCGGGGCATTTGATTTTCATTTCCATCTATAACCTTGTAGTTTCTTACATTTCCCTCCAGGGTTATTCCTCCAAGACCATTCCAGCCTATAAGTTGTTCGAACCCGAGCTGTAATGTTCCTTTTCCTTCTTTTAAAAGGACAAAGTTGATAGTTGGATTCACCTGAAAACTTCTTCCTTTTTTAGAGTACACTGTATTTGCTTCAAGTGCGAAAGACTGTTTCTCGAAAATTTCTTTGTATTTCTCTTTTTTTGCATTTAACTCTGCCTGCTTTTCAGGAGATAAAGTTTTTGAAGAACCACAAGAAATGAATGTGGAGATCACTGCTAAATATAGAATGAGTTTTTTCATGATTTGTATATTATTCATCTTCACTAAATTTAATGAAAATATATAACATACAACTTAAGTGTTCTATCTGCTTCTGTTGTTGTTAGGAGTCTGTATAAAAGTTAATACTATAGTATGCTGTGATTTTCTGAATCCAGACGGATAAAAATAAATAATAGTATTGTGAAACCCCATAGAGAAGATCCTCCATAACTGTAAAATGGTAGGGGGATACCAATAACGGGGGCAATTCCTGTAACCATTGCAATGTTGATCGCGAAATGGAAGAAGAATATCATGGCTACCGAATATCCGTAAATTCGACTGAATTTTAATTTCTGTTGTTCTGCCTTGTATAGGATTCTTGCAATGAATCCGGCAAAAAGAATAATAAATAAAGTGCTACCCAAAAATCCCCATTCTTCTCCTACAGTACAAAATATGAAATCTGTACTCTGTTCCGGAACAAAGTCTCCCTTTGTTTGTGTGCCTAATAAAAAACCTTTACCTGTCCATCCTCCCGATCCTATAGCTACCATTGATTGATGTTGATTGTATCCAACACCTGAAGGATCATGTTTTAGTCCTAGTAATATTTCTAATCTGTTTCTGTGTCTGTCTTCCAGTATATTTTCATATACATAGTCAATAGATGTTAGAAAAAGAATTATGTACATTAGGTATAGTACAAGGTGTCGTATGCTTTTTGATTTTTTCTTTCTGTATATTGAATATGCTATGATGAATACAGCCGATACTCCGATAATAATTTCAAAATCAACAACTATACTAAGGATGAATAGAGTAGTTGTAAGAAAGCCCAGAAATATATAATGGCCATTTAGACCTTCTCTGTACATAACAAATAGGAACGAGGCGTAAATTAGTGCTGATCCGGGATCCGGCTGTGGTGTAATAATAATAGCCGGCAGAAATATTATGGCAAAGGCGGTTAATTGTGTTTTAATATTGTTTATGTTGATATTGGGTATGCTGAGATATTTTGCCACAGCTAAAGCCGTTGCAAATTTTGCAAATTCTGACGGTTGAATCGAAAAAGTACCTATTCCGTACCAGGAGGTCGCTCCGGCAACTGTTTTTCCAAATACAAAAAGGCCCAACAGACTCAGTATAGAGATAACATATATGACACTGGCAAAACGTTCGTAAAACTTTCCATCAAGCATCAGTGTAATAAATATGAGTACGATACTTGCCGTTATTAGCATTAATTGTTTACCATATTTTTGAGACATGTCAAAAATACTCATGTGTTCCTGGTCCAGTATGGCAGAGTAAATATTCAACCACCCGGTAATTACAAATAGTCCAAATAGAAGGGCTAATAGCCAGTCAATATTTGATATGATACTTTTATTCCGACTCACTTACAGCTTGTTTTTCGTATTCTTCTAATAAAGAACCGTTAATTATTTTTTCTTCCAATCTCTCTCTGCTCACTTCTCCCTTTAAATATTTTTCAATCATTAAAGAAGCAATAGGTGCAGCCCATCTTGATCCCCAATATCCATTTTCAACAAAAACTGCTATAGCTATTTTGGGGTCTTCAACCGGGCCATAAGCTATAAATATTGAGTGATCCTGTCCATGTGGGTTTTCTGCGGTACCCGTTTTTCCCGCCAGAATTATTCCCGGTAATCTTGAATACCTGGCTGTTCCGCTTTCTGATTCAAACACAGCTACCATTCCTTTGATAACTTTATCGAAA harbors:
- a CDS encoding hemolysin family protein; the encoded protein is MIDSVIVIVISIIFSAFFSGMEIAFITSNRLHFELEKKQGNWNSTIISKLNKNPSEFIATMLIGNNIALVVYGIFMGDLIISFLFPDYISTKAYPFWILLVQTLISTLVILVTAEFMPKAIFRIYSNELLSIFALPVYLIYLLFFIVSNFVVWLSKSALTIFTGEKIEEKESEFRRVDLGNYISEQLETVDEKKEMDVEIQMFQNALEFNEVKARECMIPRTEILSIESDDTISSLNKLFVSSGKSKIIVYKEDIDDIVGYVHSFEMFKKPNDIKSILLPVEFVPETLPVNELLNTLIKKRKSVAVVLDEYGGTSGLVTLEDIVEELFGEIEDEHDRIAMTEKKLSENEYVFSARLEIDQLNDTYSLEIEENDDYETIGGFVLFHLQNIPEKNQIIEIDNFEIKVTKVSNNKIDEIKLVVHPHE
- a CDS encoding peptidylprolyl isomerase, encoding MATLNRIRAKSGVLIAIIGFALFAFVLGDLFKSGSSILRGNQLVVGVIDGKEISYQDFNPEVQRTLDAYKRQGINSVTQVSNIVWNNLERKTLIDSEVEKLGLNIGEDELWHLVITDPSIQNAPAFKTEQGIFDENKVKEYLAYLRENANSNAQAAQLWIDWGNFEKSLKERGIVNSYYSLISSGLSATDQDGKDDYKFRNDQVNAKYVYLPFSSVKDEEVKVEDSEISAYINDHEDEFKTEAGRDIQYVFFKVQPSLSDEAGVKEDLLKVMQDRIEYVRATNSYDTIPGFANTDQDSLFVNSKSDVNFDPNYYQAGKLPVDLEDFAFNANAGDVYGPYKDGETFKVSKLIDTKVMPDSVKASHILISFQGANSASPAVTRTDAQAKILADSLANAINKNKSDFVELAKEYSDGPTAGNGGDLGWFTYGRMVPEFNSFVFNNKKGKTGVVKTVFGYHIVKIEDQKNIAKSVKLATIVRSVLPSDESDNEMYTKASSFAAANKSLESFQADASAKGYEARNVEGLKAMEFNIPGVGDQRDIVKWAFNEETQIGDTKLQTVEDGYIVVLLYNTSEAGISSVDVARSVVEPIVLNEKKAELLKDKISGSSIEEVAKNTEETVRTASSIHFENPVIPGAGREPKVVGELFGMKKGELSEPIVGNAGVFVVEVEETKQAVELPNYSTYSNRLDGQIKSRVNYQVFDALKNSVQITDNRSRFY
- a CDS encoding DUF4251 domain-containing protein, whose protein sequence is MKKLILYLAVISTFISCGSSKTLSPEKQAELNAKKEKYKEIFEKQSFALEANTVYSKKGRSFQVNPTINFVLLKEGKGTLQLGFEQLIGWNGLGGITLEGNVRNYKVIDGNENQMPRVKFDMNGSLGWATVNITVNSSGIARATVDGNFGERITFSGPLKDLSESRIYKGSHL
- the rodA gene encoding rod shape-determining protein RodA, whose translation is MSRNKSIISNIDWLLALLFGLFVITGWLNIYSAILDQEHMSIFDMSQKYGKQLMLITASIVLIFITLMLDGKFYERFASVIYVISILSLLGLFVFGKTVAGATSWYGIGTFSIQPSEFAKFATALAVAKYLSIPNININNIKTQLTAFAIIFLPAIIITPQPDPGSALIYASFLFVMYREGLNGHYIFLGFLTTTLFILSIVVDFEIIIGVSAVFIIAYSIYRKKKSKSIRHLVLYLMYIILFLTSIDYVYENILEDRHRNRLEILLGLKHDPSGVGYNQHQSMVAIGSGGWTGKGFLLGTQTKGDFVPEQSTDFIFCTVGEEWGFLGSTLFIILFAGFIARILYKAEQQKLKFSRIYGYSVAMIFFFHFAINIAMVTGIAPVIGIPLPFYSYGGSSLWGFTILLFIFIRLDSENHSIL